A genome region from Hevea brasiliensis isolate MT/VB/25A 57/8 chromosome 9, ASM3005281v1, whole genome shotgun sequence includes the following:
- the LOC110650258 gene encoding endoglucanase 6, which translates to MEKHFRLISVAPLFLFLCLPFAFAGHDYGQALSKSILFFEAQRSGFLPHNQRVTWRANSGLNDGKANGVDLVGGYYDAGDNVKFGLPMAFTITMMSWSIIEYGKQMAASDELVHAMDAVKWGADYLIKAHPEPHVLYGEVGDGNSDHNCWQRPEDMTTDRRAYKIDPSNPGSDLAGETAAAMAAASIVFRHSNPAYANELLAHAHQLFDFADKYRGKYDSSITVAQKYYRSISGYNDELLWAAAWLYQATNNQYYLSYLGNNGDSLGGTGWGMTEFSWDVKYAGVQTLVAKFLMQGKAGHYAPVFERYQQKAEYFMCSCIGKGTRSIQKTPGGLIFRQGWNNMQFVTSASFLATVYSDYLASAGRSIKCASAIVTSSELLSFAKSQVDYILGDNPRATSYMVGYGNNYPRQVHHRASSIVSIKVNPSFVSCRGGYAAWFSRKASDPNVLAGAIVGGPDAYDNFADERDNYQQTEPATYNNAPILGILARLNGGHGGYNQLLPVVVPAPTQQKPASHPKVTPAPASNSAPISIEQKMTTSWNAKGKTYYRYSTIVTNKSAKTLTDLRLSISKLYGPIWGLTKSGDSYAFPSWLDSLPAGKSLEFIYIHSASAADVSVSSYTLA; encoded by the exons ATGGAGAAGCATTTTAGGCTCATTTCAGTGGCTCCCCTGTTTCTGTTCCTCTGTCTCCCATTTGCTTTTGCTGGGCATGACTATGGCCAAGCTCTTAGTAAGAGCATTCTCTTCTTTGAAGCTCAAAGATCTGGTTTCCTTCCCCATAATCAGAGAGTCACTTGGAGAGCTAattctggcctaaatgatggcaAGGCCAATGGG GTGGATCTCGTAGGCGGGTACTATGATGCAGGGGACAATGTGAAGTTTGGGCTGCCCATGGCCTTCACCATTACAATGATGTCGTGGAGCATAATAGAGTACGGAAAACAAATGGCTGCGAGCGATGAACTTGTTCATGCCATGGATGCCGTTAAGTGGGGAGCTGACTACCTTATTAAAGCTCATCCTGAACCCCATGTTCTCTATGGGGAG GTGGGAGATGGCAACAGCGACCATAACTGCTGGCAAAGACCGGAAGATATGACAACCGACCGCCGGGCTTACAAGATCGACCCAAGCAATCCTGGGTCGGATCTCGCCGGTGAAACAGCCGCCGCCATGGCTGCCGCCTCCATCGTCTTCCGCCACTCCAACCCTGCCTACGCCAATGAGCTCCTCGCCCACGCACATCAG TTATTCGATTTTGCAGACAAGTACAGGGGCAAATATGACAGCAGTATTACTGTTGCCCAAAAGTATTATCGCTCCATTAGTGGATACAAT GATGAGTTGTTGTGGGCTGCTGCCTGGTTGTATCAGGCAACTAATAATCAGTACTACTTGAGCTACCTTGGGAACAATGGTGACTCACTGGGTGGAACTGGATGGGGCATGACTGAATTTAGCTGGGATGTCAAGTATGCTGGGGTTCAAACTCTTGTTGCCAAG TTCCTGATGCAAGGCAAAGCTGGACATTATGCACCAGTCTTTGAGAGGTACCAACAGAAGGCTGAGTACTTCATGTGTTCATGCATTGGAAAGGGTACCAGGAGTATTCAGAAAACTCCTGGTGGTCTAATTTTCCGCCAGGGGTGGAACAACATGCAGTTCGTCACAAGTGCCTCCTTCTTGGCTACTGTCTATTCTGATTATCTTGCTTCTGCTGGTAGAAGCATCAAGTGTGCTTCTGCCATTGTTACCTCATCCGAGCTTCTTTCTTTCGCCAAATCTCAG GTGGATTACATTCTTGGAGACAACCCAAGAGCTACCAGTTACATGGTGGGTTATGGAAACAACTATCCGCGACAAGTTCACCACAGGGCTTCCTCAATTGTTTCCATTAAGGTTAATCCTTCATTTGTCAGCTGCAGAGGTGGTTATGCCGCTTGGTTTAGCAGGAAAGCAAGTGATCCTAATGTCCTTGCTGGTGCTATTGTTGGTGGCCCTGATGCCTATGACAATTTTGCCGATGAAAGGGACAATTATCAGCAAACAGAGCCTGCTACCTACAACAATGCTCCTATTCTTGGTATATTGGCACGCCTAAATGGTGGTCATGGGGGTTACAACCAGTTGCTTCCAG TGGTGGTTCCAGCTCCTACCCAACAGAAACCAGCATCACACCCAAAAGTAACTCCAGCTCCAG CTTCAAATTCTGCTCCAATATCCATAGAACAGAAGATGACAACTTCATGGAACGCCAAGGGAAAAACTTACTACAGATATTCCACTATAGTTACCAACAAGTCTGCCAAGACTTTGACAGATCTCAGACTTTCAATATCTAAGCTTTATGGTCCTATATGGGGTCTCACAAAGTCTGGAGATTCTTATGCTTTTCCATCATGGCTTGATTCTCTACCTGCTGGGAAAAGTCTCGAGTTTATTTATATTCATTCAGCCTCTGCTGCAGATGTCTCAGTTTCAAGCTACACTTTAGCCTGA